The Cardinium endosymbiont of Culicoides punctatus genome has a segment encoding these proteins:
- a CDS encoding DMT family transporter has translation MHPQQNNYCQSLVWLFFSMLSSCLNDVVTKYLAVGLTSYQICFFRFAFGSLFLIPIMIYHKGIHAFKTKYLVLHFFRGTFLAIGMGLYCYGLTQVEMSTVTVIGFTNPIFILILARIFLKERVAWPIWLATLCVFIGMSLVFRPAVIGYNTPVLGCILSTIFFASLDVINKKFVAHEAILSMLFFSNLMASFCMLPVAGYTWHTPTLYQLLVLSILGIGSNLILYFLLKAFQLVDASTLAPFRYTELIFSILFGYLFFHEWPAFTTWLGAGIIISCTCFIAYYQNK, from the coding sequence ATGCATCCACAGCAAAACAATTATTGTCAATCATTAGTTTGGTTATTTTTTAGTATGCTTTCAAGTTGCTTAAATGATGTGGTTACCAAATATTTAGCAGTAGGGCTAACCTCTTATCAGATCTGTTTCTTTCGATTTGCATTTGGCAGCTTGTTCTTGATACCTATTATGATATATCATAAAGGAATCCATGCGTTTAAGACGAAATATTTGGTGCTTCACTTCTTCCGTGGTACATTTTTGGCTATTGGTATGGGGCTATATTGCTATGGCCTTACCCAGGTGGAGATGAGTACAGTTACTGTAATAGGGTTTACCAATCCTATCTTTATACTTATTTTAGCTAGAATTTTTCTTAAAGAACGGGTCGCGTGGCCAATATGGTTGGCTACATTATGTGTTTTTATTGGCATGTCCTTGGTATTTCGTCCTGCTGTAATAGGGTATAATACGCCTGTTTTGGGCTGTATACTATCAACTATTTTTTTTGCATCATTAGATGTTATTAACAAAAAATTTGTAGCGCATGAGGCAATCCTTTCTATGCTCTTTTTCTCTAATTTAATGGCCTCTTTTTGCATGTTACCAGTAGCAGGTTATACCTGGCATACACCAACCTTGTACCAACTATTGGTGTTAAGTATATTGGGTATTGGTAGCAATTTGATCTTATATTTTTTATTAAAAGCATTTCAATTAGTAGATGCCTCTACTTTAGCGCCTTTTAGATATACAGAACTTATATTCTCTATTTTATTTGGTTATCTATTTTTTCATGAGTGGCCAGCTTTTACCACATGGCTGGGTGCTGGAATTATTATTTCTTGTACTTGTTTTATTGCCTATTATCAAAATAAATAA
- a CDS encoding S1C family serine protease — protein MKRNYNRYVIWICFHMLLSVCAQTAFAKPSITPTVLEHAKKSVVTIQVTTSLSAYQQESKWYGTGFVIDREAGYILTNQHVIGAAVIGTYEVTFYNGIRMQANLVYYDPWLDYGFLKVDPKMIPNDVKASSFSLIDPCPDQPIFIIGNNEGNSLSLHTGTVASIYHVIGAMPQHAIRLSLNTRGGSSGSPVFNSKGQAIALNYAGSNTFAYALHPAYIRYALPFIKKGHTPIRKHIGAFVDTYSLTDAMRYNDFPVSKQQAYLKQFPNSSSTVIQVTNTLANTPAASQLLPGDILWAINGKEIGPSLVDFDLALNRVNKGDTIQLLIFRKGQWKELTLQVYDLEEHKIKKMVRFGGTVFFESDDFFSHQGGEVPKTLTFAFTEPYTIFHQVKHWAGYGQRCFRLKVLSFDGIPVKSLNDLVQRIPLLMAKKYFTMEYINTAPICTYGSFFSDYQTGHNHYISNVAYDSGLAEPTLYIFDNQEMQWVKKTIKSVVRVGAGS, from the coding sequence ATGAAACGAAATTATAATCGGTATGTAATATGGATATGCTTCCATATGCTACTCTCTGTTTGTGCTCAAACAGCTTTTGCTAAGCCTTCTATTACCCCTACCGTCTTAGAACATGCAAAAAAATCAGTTGTTACCATACAAGTAACAACTTCATTATCAGCTTATCAACAAGAAAGTAAATGGTATGGGACGGGTTTTGTGATTGATCGAGAAGCAGGATATATTCTTACAAATCAACATGTCATTGGCGCTGCTGTAATAGGGACGTACGAGGTTACCTTCTACAATGGAATACGGATGCAAGCAAATCTAGTATATTATGATCCTTGGTTGGATTATGGATTCCTAAAGGTGGACCCTAAAATGATTCCTAATGACGTAAAAGCATCCTCTTTTAGCCTAATAGACCCCTGTCCAGATCAGCCGATTTTTATCATTGGAAACAATGAGGGTAACAGTCTTTCCCTACATACGGGTACGGTAGCGAGTATATATCATGTTATTGGAGCCATGCCCCAGCATGCTATTCGGTTAAGTCTTAATACAAGAGGTGGATCCAGTGGCTCTCCTGTTTTTAACAGTAAAGGACAAGCAATTGCTTTAAATTATGCAGGCAGTAATACATTCGCCTATGCATTGCATCCAGCCTATATTCGCTATGCTTTACCTTTTATTAAAAAAGGACATACCCCAATCCGAAAACATATAGGAGCTTTTGTAGATACCTATTCATTAACAGATGCTATGCGTTATAATGATTTCCCTGTATCAAAGCAACAAGCATACTTAAAACAGTTTCCAAATTCTTCTAGTACTGTTATTCAGGTCACAAACACATTGGCAAATACACCAGCAGCCTCTCAACTGCTACCAGGAGATATTCTTTGGGCTATTAATGGAAAAGAGATTGGTCCTAGTTTAGTAGATTTTGATCTAGCCTTGAATAGGGTCAACAAAGGAGATACAATACAGCTGCTTATTTTTAGAAAAGGCCAATGGAAGGAATTGACTTTACAAGTGTATGACCTAGAGGAACATAAAATTAAGAAAATGGTCCGATTTGGTGGAACTGTCTTTTTTGAAAGCGATGATTTTTTTAGTCACCAGGGGGGCGAAGTCCCTAAAACGCTTACATTCGCGTTTACAGAACCTTATACTATATTTCATCAGGTAAAGCACTGGGCAGGATATGGACAAAGATGTTTTAGGCTAAAAGTCCTATCTTTTGATGGAATTCCTGTAAAAAGTCTAAATGATTTAGTGCAACGAATTCCTCTATTGATGGCTAAAAAATATTTTACTATGGAATACATCAATACAGCTCCTATTTGTACATATGGTTCTTTTTTTAGTGATTATCAAACAGGCCATAATCATTATATAAGTAATGTAGCTTACGATAGTGGTCTTGCTGAACCCACTTTATATATATTTGATAATCAAGAGATGCAATGGGTAAAAAAAACTATTAAATCTGTTGTGCGTGTTGGTGCTGGGTCTTGA
- a CDS encoding polyribonucleotide nucleotidyltransferase: MLRKIVSKTITLPDNRVITIETGKLATQADGSVVVRMNNTILLATVVAKEGPEEGFSFFPLYVDYQEKFAASGKIPGGFLKREGRLGDHEILVARLVDRAIRPLFDDSLNIEVQVNISLISADSDIAPDALAALAASSALAVSDIPFNGPISEVRVARVHGDWLINPSSSLMPLADINMIVAATEDGVLMVEGEMNEVQESEMVEAIRFAHEHIKVHCQVQREFMEAVGMQKRSLQSTATLTKAMYDPALRQAIYADMYAVAKKNIPSKRLRKEAFLAVETNYSAQLSTNLAEEEVSSVHQGEFLLDIQNQAIRDLILNEGIRLDGRKLDQVRHIESEVDYLPSAHGSALFTREETQSLTTVTLGSKFDEQIIDRVTEDGYNRFMLHYNFPGFSTGEIKPNRAPSRREIGHGHLAMRALKSVLPPDEEILYTIRLVSDILESNGSSSMATVCAGSLALMDAGIPIKSHVAGIAMGLITDPVTGRFAVLSDILGEEDHVGDMDFKVTGTCNGITACQMDMKVAGISYEVLETALLQAKEGRLHIFQKMVETIDVPRLQRKEHAPSIMSIEVEKEMIGAIIGPGGKIIQEIQKETGTDIDIVEKNNVGIVTIFAGNQNTLQKALSRVNAIVSKPVVGEIYTGRVKAVLKYGAFIEFMPGKDGLLHISEVRHERIEDLEQVLEVGEELQVKLIDIDYKTSKYKLSRKALLPSKEAAKAASGG; the protein is encoded by the coding sequence ATGCTCAGAAAAATAGTTTCAAAAACAATAACATTACCCGATAATAGGGTTATTACTATAGAAACTGGGAAGTTGGCTACCCAGGCTGATGGTTCGGTTGTTGTTCGGATGAACAATACGATACTTCTAGCAACTGTGGTTGCAAAAGAGGGGCCAGAAGAAGGTTTTAGTTTTTTCCCTCTTTACGTAGACTACCAAGAAAAATTTGCTGCTTCAGGTAAAATACCTGGAGGGTTTTTAAAGAGGGAAGGTAGATTGGGAGACCATGAAATACTAGTTGCTAGGTTGGTAGATCGTGCCATTCGTCCGCTTTTTGACGATAGTCTAAATATTGAGGTTCAGGTAAATATATCTCTTATATCTGCAGATAGTGACATTGCACCAGATGCACTTGCTGCTTTAGCTGCTTCGTCTGCTTTAGCCGTTTCTGATATTCCCTTTAATGGTCCTATTTCTGAAGTACGTGTTGCACGTGTACATGGTGATTGGCTCATTAATCCTTCATCTAGTTTGATGCCGTTAGCAGACATCAACATGATTGTAGCTGCTACAGAAGATGGTGTACTCATGGTTGAAGGGGAAATGAATGAAGTACAAGAATCTGAAATGGTAGAAGCCATCCGCTTTGCACATGAGCATATCAAAGTGCATTGTCAAGTTCAAAGGGAGTTTATGGAAGCTGTTGGTATGCAAAAAAGATCTTTACAGTCTACTGCTACACTAACGAAAGCAATGTATGATCCTGCATTACGCCAAGCTATTTATGCTGACATGTATGCAGTAGCTAAAAAGAATATCCCTTCTAAGCGTTTGAGAAAAGAAGCTTTTCTAGCTGTAGAAACAAATTATAGTGCGCAGCTCTCTACAAACCTAGCAGAAGAAGAAGTGTCCTCTGTGCACCAAGGGGAGTTTCTGCTTGACATACAAAATCAAGCTATTAGAGATCTGATATTGAATGAAGGTATACGTTTAGATGGTCGTAAGTTAGATCAAGTTAGGCATATTGAATCTGAGGTAGATTATCTCCCATCTGCCCATGGTTCTGCCCTTTTTACAAGGGAAGAAACCCAATCACTTACTACTGTTACCCTTGGTAGTAAATTTGATGAACAAATCATTGATCGAGTTACAGAAGATGGGTATAATCGCTTTATGCTTCATTATAATTTTCCTGGATTTTCTACAGGTGAAATTAAGCCGAATAGGGCACCTTCTCGTAGAGAAATTGGACATGGACATTTAGCCATGAGGGCACTAAAATCCGTTTTGCCTCCTGATGAAGAAATTTTATATACTATACGTTTAGTTTCTGATATTCTTGAGTCCAATGGGTCTTCTTCTATGGCAACGGTTTGTGCTGGCTCTTTGGCACTTATGGATGCTGGCATTCCTATTAAATCCCATGTTGCAGGTATTGCCATGGGGCTAATTACAGATCCTGTTACAGGAAGATTTGCTGTGTTGTCAGATATTTTGGGAGAAGAAGATCATGTGGGAGATATGGATTTTAAAGTAACGGGCACATGTAACGGTATTACAGCATGTCAGATGGATATGAAAGTTGCCGGTATATCTTATGAGGTATTGGAAACAGCCTTATTGCAAGCAAAAGAGGGCCGGTTACATATTTTTCAGAAAATGGTTGAGACCATTGATGTTCCTCGGTTACAACGTAAAGAACATGCTCCAAGCATTATGAGTATAGAAGTAGAAAAAGAAATGATTGGGGCTATTATTGGCCCTGGAGGAAAAATTATTCAAGAAATTCAAAAAGAGACAGGTACAGATATTGATATTGTTGAAAAGAATAATGTAGGTATTGTTACAATATTTGCTGGTAATCAAAATACGCTACAAAAAGCGCTTAGTAGAGTAAATGCTATTGTTTCCAAACCAGTGGTTGGTGAAATCTATACGGGTAGAGTGAAGGCGGTGCTCAAGTATGGTGCATTTATAGAATTTATGCCTGGTAAAGATGGATTATTGCATATTTCAGAAGTTCGTCATGAAAGAATTGAAGATTTAGAACAGGTATTAGAGGTGGGAGAAGAACTCCAAGTAAAACTTATTGATATAGACTATAAAACAAGTAAATATAAGTTATCACGAAAAGCCTTACTACCTTCTAAAGAAGCTGCTAAAGCAGCCTCCGGTGGGTAG
- the gldN gene encoding gliding motility protein GldN, producing MSLRNLLFILSICLSFSFDASYGAEDELSNKEESVLPNGGEDALLESYSKNATSAIPRAYVLYKKKVWREIYLDEKQNRPCFMRDKEISKVIIDGVKKGLLVPYKDDKLVEVMPMSAFLKNLLMDESEDASQDTTGHEFYGHDISTLCLVENVIFNKISSKKEYDIESIQLIVPSKKNYPFFQLDRPIATFKYKDLLAYFNKLPLEEVCWCNPSNTAETLTWMDAFSLRLFGGKIIKIETLDDANLDALYQDSYTKEIGPDASQKIAEKIDVEFEYLLYEY from the coding sequence ATGTCCCTTAGGAATCTTCTTTTTATATTAAGTATTTGTCTATCATTTTCGTTCGATGCTTCTTATGGAGCAGAAGATGAATTGTCAAATAAGGAAGAAAGTGTGTTACCAAATGGAGGAGAAGATGCTTTATTAGAATCTTACAGTAAAAATGCAACAAGTGCTATACCAAGGGCTTATGTCCTCTATAAGAAAAAGGTTTGGAGAGAAATCTATCTAGATGAAAAACAGAATAGGCCATGCTTTATGCGAGATAAGGAAATTTCTAAAGTGATCATAGATGGTGTGAAAAAAGGCTTACTTGTTCCTTATAAGGATGATAAACTCGTAGAGGTTATGCCCATGTCAGCGTTTTTAAAAAATTTACTTATGGACGAATCAGAAGATGCATCACAAGATACTACTGGACACGAGTTTTATGGGCATGATATTTCTACCCTATGTCTAGTAGAAAATGTTATTTTTAATAAAATTTCATCTAAAAAAGAATATGATATTGAATCTATTCAACTTATTGTTCCTAGTAAAAAAAATTACCCTTTCTTTCAGTTAGATCGTCCAATAGCTACGTTTAAGTATAAAGATCTATTAGCATACTTTAATAAGCTTCCATTAGAAGAAGTATGTTGGTGTAATCCGTCAAATACAGCAGAAACGTTAACATGGATGGATGCTTTTTCACTCAGACTATTTGGCGGTAAAATTATAAAAATTGAAACCCTAGATGACGCTAACTTGGATGCATTATACCAAGATAGTTATACAAAGGAAATAGGTCCAGATGCATCTCAAAAAATAGCTGAAAAAATAGATGTGGAATTTGAATATCTCTTGTATGAATACTAG
- a CDS encoding sigma-70 family RNA polymerase sigma factor — protein MRQLKISKQITNRESQSLDRYLQEIGRVPLLSPDEEVELSKKIRMGDRAAFERLTKANLRFVVSVAKQYQNQGLSLSDLINEGNLGLIKSAQRFDEKRGFKFISYAVWWIRQSILQALAEQARIVRLPLNRIGSLSKISRTFSKLEQKYEREPTVEELAEFLEIDPEEVRDALKVAGRHISIDAPFVQGEENSLLDVLENDVEKKPDSELMNDSLCREIQRSLMVLTPRERDVLCSYFGLNNTPILTLEEIGASFGLTRERVRQVKEKAIKKLKATLGHETLKCYLG, from the coding sequence ATGAGACAACTTAAGATAAGCAAGCAAATTACAAATCGTGAAAGTCAGTCATTAGATAGGTATCTCCAAGAAATTGGTAGAGTTCCTTTACTTAGTCCAGACGAAGAGGTGGAGCTTTCCAAAAAAATTAGAATGGGAGATAGGGCAGCCTTTGAAAGGTTAACCAAAGCAAACCTTCGTTTTGTTGTTTCTGTTGCTAAGCAATACCAAAATCAAGGGTTATCTTTAAGTGATTTGATTAATGAGGGTAATCTTGGTTTAATTAAATCTGCTCAACGATTTGATGAAAAAAGAGGATTTAAGTTTATTTCTTATGCCGTCTGGTGGATTAGACAGTCTATATTACAGGCTTTAGCTGAACAAGCTAGGATTGTTCGATTGCCATTAAATAGAATTGGTTCTCTGAGTAAAATTTCCAGAACTTTCTCTAAATTGGAACAAAAGTATGAGAGAGAACCAACAGTAGAAGAACTTGCTGAGTTTTTAGAAATAGATCCAGAGGAAGTGAGAGATGCCTTAAAAGTCGCAGGGCGTCATATATCTATTGATGCCCCTTTTGTTCAAGGGGAGGAAAATAGTTTATTGGACGTTTTAGAAAATGATGTAGAAAAAAAGCCAGATAGTGAGTTAATGAATGATTCTTTGTGTAGAGAAATTCAACGCTCATTGATGGTGCTTACACCTAGAGAACGTGATGTATTATGTTCTTATTTTGGTCTTAATAATACGCCAATATTAACCCTAGAAGAAATAGGGGCTAGTTTTGGGTTAACTCGAGAACGTGTTCGTCAAGTAAAAGAAAAGGCTATTAAAAAATTAAAAGCAACACTTGGTCACGAAACATTAAAATGTTATCTAGGGTAG
- the mutL gene encoding DNA mismatch repair endonuclease MutL produces the protein MNKIHILSDLLINQIAAGEVVQRPASVVKELLDNAIDAASKTIKIIIKDAGKQLIQVIDDGIGMNEIDARMCFEKHATSKISTTDDLFQIQTMGFRGEAMASIAAVAQVEMQTRLHDEVIGNAIIIEDANIKKQEPVATAVGTNVSVKNLFYNVPARRNFLKSNPVEFKHILEEVQHAVLARPDISFILYHNDTEIYRLSPEKLSHRIVHLFGDNYKKQLIPCSEKTNIVTIEGYIGMPEQAKKTRGEQFIFVNQRFVKSAFLNHAIKNAYNSLLPTDSFPFYVIYLTIDPKLMDINVHPTKTEIKFQDEKTLYAILKAVVVRSLATHHVGNALDFEQNINVFPLQLSTPVKVTTSNAKERDYTHFKDDTHSFSSQNWQALFPEKSPTDPLLSRKLSEPYKNEVGQAVQLYASYIVTQVQSGSLLIDQQAAHERVLYDKFISHFKNSSGVSQQLLIPEQVTLSLIDCTVLLEYKEILRTLGFIIDSFGPSTIIVHGCPAELTQYALKSLLEGLIEQFKLNNDKLTVPIAESLIRALAKKASIPHNKKLDAMEIDSLLAQLFSSSNTMYTPDGRKICVMLSQHILEDLFK, from the coding sequence ATGAATAAAATTCATATTTTATCTGACTTACTGATAAACCAAATAGCAGCAGGAGAAGTAGTACAACGTCCTGCTTCTGTAGTCAAGGAGTTGCTAGATAATGCCATAGATGCAGCAAGCAAAACAATAAAAATTATTATAAAAGATGCTGGAAAACAACTTATACAGGTTATTGATGATGGTATAGGCATGAATGAAATAGATGCACGTATGTGTTTCGAAAAACATGCAACTTCTAAAATTTCCACTACAGATGATCTATTTCAAATTCAAACAATGGGTTTTAGAGGAGAGGCAATGGCTTCTATTGCAGCTGTAGCACAAGTAGAAATGCAAACAAGGCTACATGACGAAGTGATTGGAAATGCTATAATTATAGAAGACGCAAATATCAAGAAACAAGAACCTGTTGCAACAGCAGTAGGAACAAATGTAAGCGTTAAAAACTTGTTTTATAATGTTCCGGCACGGAGAAACTTTTTAAAATCCAATCCCGTAGAGTTTAAACACATTTTAGAAGAAGTACAACATGCAGTACTTGCTAGGCCAGACATATCTTTTATACTTTACCACAACGATACAGAAATATACAGATTGTCACCAGAGAAATTAAGTCATAGAATTGTACACCTCTTTGGAGATAATTATAAGAAACAGCTGATTCCCTGCAGTGAAAAAACCAATATAGTAACTATAGAAGGCTATATAGGCATGCCTGAACAAGCAAAAAAAACCAGAGGAGAACAGTTTATATTTGTTAATCAGCGTTTTGTTAAAAGTGCATTTCTCAATCATGCTATTAAAAACGCATATAACTCCCTTTTACCAACAGATAGTTTCCCTTTTTATGTTATCTATTTGACCATAGATCCCAAGTTAATGGATATAAATGTACACCCAACTAAAACGGAAATTAAATTTCAAGATGAAAAAACACTTTATGCTATTTTAAAAGCTGTAGTAGTAAGAAGTTTAGCTACACATCATGTGGGTAATGCTTTAGACTTTGAGCAAAATATCAACGTATTTCCCCTTCAGTTGAGTACTCCAGTTAAAGTAACAACGAGCAATGCTAAAGAGAGAGACTATACACATTTTAAAGATGATACACATTCATTTTCATCTCAAAATTGGCAAGCTTTATTTCCAGAAAAGTCACCGACAGATCCCCTTTTATCTCGTAAACTATCAGAACCATATAAAAATGAAGTGGGGCAAGCCGTTCAGCTGTATGCTAGTTATATTGTTACCCAGGTTCAATCCGGCTCTCTTCTTATCGATCAGCAAGCCGCACATGAAAGAGTTCTGTATGACAAATTTATAAGCCACTTTAAAAATAGCAGCGGCGTATCTCAACAATTACTTATTCCTGAGCAAGTAACTTTAAGCCTTATAGACTGTACTGTTTTATTAGAGTACAAAGAAATTTTGAGGACCTTGGGGTTTATTATTGATTCCTTTGGCCCATCTACGATCATTGTACACGGTTGTCCAGCAGAGCTAACTCAATATGCACTTAAATCACTATTGGAAGGCCTTATAGAGCAGTTTAAGTTGAACAATGACAAACTAACAGTTCCCATTGCAGAAAGCCTAATAAGAGCCCTAGCTAAAAAGGCAAGTATTCCTCATAATAAAAAACTAGATGCTATGGAAATAGATTCCTTATTGGCCCAGCTATTTTCTTCTAGTAACACTATGTATACTCCAGATGGAAGAAAAATATGTGTTATGTTATCACAACATATTTTAGAAGATCTGTTTAAGTAG
- the rpsO gene encoding 30S ribosomal protein S15: MKLTNQDKTNLFKTFGFKQSEKDSGSPESQISLFTHRIKHLTEHLSVKKKDYAAKLGLLKLVGKRKRMLAYLKEEDLNRYRNIITNLGLRK; the protein is encoded by the coding sequence ATGAAGTTAACAAATCAAGATAAAACAAATCTTTTTAAGACTTTTGGATTCAAGCAATCTGAAAAAGATAGTGGCTCACCAGAATCTCAAATTTCTTTATTTACACACAGAATTAAACATTTGACAGAACATTTAAGTGTTAAAAAGAAAGATTATGCTGCAAAATTAGGACTTTTAAAATTGGTAGGCAAACGCAAACGTATGCTTGCTTATCTTAAGGAAGAAGATCTCAATCGTTACAGGAATATTATTACAAACCTTGGGCTAAGAAAATAA
- a CDS encoding S1C family serine protease, with product MKIRFFQIPLCIIWLFYTSPCLFAKTNYKSTTIQNAKQSIVAINVQTSLTAYTPPNNWLANGIVANKEKGYILTLSYSPVTVSTYTVTFFDGQQTDAKFLYYDPWIGYAFLKVDPKTIPEAVSQTIWSSEGASLNQAIFTFNSGENHQHTLHEGTISAIETWDFPMPQESFIVNTDSTLRKSSGVAVWNRKGEALGLAYGSMDTSIVVLQGIYIKYALSFLERGEIPIRKHIGVLVADYLLTEAVRFDGFPNEKVKAYRKKFPTANDKILRVHTTLHGSPAAKFLLSGDIIWEVDGKQIGHLIDFDMAINAATKETVRLTLFRKGEWHNITIPIYDLETHKIKKMVQFGGVTFFELDDPSSRYTGMSAGTVVFCAGHPSNIFKSICSLELEKDSISFFRSQLLTCADQPIATLNDMVRLVPICMAKKYFTIEYINYLHTSTPFGPVTGHNRYKQNITYDENSPEPKLLTWDAIHLEWVVTSIIGN from the coding sequence ATGAAAATAAGATTCTTTCAAATACCATTATGTATCATATGGTTGTTTTATACATCTCCATGCCTTTTTGCAAAAACCAATTATAAATCAACCACTATACAAAATGCTAAACAGTCTATTGTTGCAATTAACGTACAGACTTCACTAACGGCATATACGCCTCCTAATAATTGGCTAGCAAATGGTATAGTAGCAAATAAAGAAAAAGGGTATATACTAACACTTAGCTATAGTCCAGTAACTGTTAGTACCTATACAGTTACATTTTTTGATGGCCAGCAAACAGATGCAAAGTTTTTGTATTACGACCCTTGGATAGGTTATGCTTTCTTAAAAGTAGATCCGAAAACCATTCCTGAGGCAGTATCCCAAACGATTTGGAGTAGCGAAGGGGCATCTCTTAATCAGGCCATTTTTACTTTTAATAGTGGAGAAAATCATCAACATACCCTGCATGAAGGAACTATTAGTGCAATAGAGACTTGGGATTTTCCAATGCCACAAGAATCCTTTATTGTCAATACAGATTCAACACTACGGAAATCGAGTGGAGTTGCAGTATGGAATCGTAAAGGAGAAGCACTAGGGTTGGCTTATGGTTCTATGGATACTTCTATTGTAGTTTTACAAGGAATTTACATAAAATATGCCCTTTCTTTTTTGGAAAGAGGAGAGATACCTATTCGAAAACATATAGGGGTTCTGGTTGCAGATTATCTCTTGACAGAGGCAGTACGGTTTGATGGATTTCCTAATGAAAAGGTGAAAGCTTATCGAAAAAAATTCCCTACAGCCAATGATAAAATTTTACGCGTTCATACTACATTGCATGGCTCTCCTGCAGCAAAGTTTCTACTATCGGGAGATATTATATGGGAGGTAGATGGAAAACAAATAGGGCATCTTATTGACTTTGATATGGCTATAAATGCTGCTACGAAAGAGACTGTCCGTCTTACTCTTTTTAGAAAAGGAGAGTGGCATAATATAACAATTCCCATCTATGATCTAGAAACCCATAAAATAAAAAAAATGGTTCAATTTGGCGGAGTTACGTTTTTTGAGCTAGATGACCCATCTAGTAGATATACAGGTATGTCTGCAGGAACTGTAGTCTTTTGTGCAGGACATCCAAGTAATATATTCAAGTCTATATGCTCACTAGAGCTAGAAAAAGACTCCATCTCTTTCTTCAGAAGCCAATTGTTAACTTGTGCGGATCAGCCAATAGCTACTTTAAATGATATGGTTAGATTGGTCCCAATTTGCATGGCGAAAAAGTATTTTACGATCGAGTATATCAATTATTTACATACTTCAACTCCTTTTGGTCCTGTTACAGGACATAATCGATATAAACAAAATATAACCTATGATGAAAATAGTCCAGAACCTAAATTACTCACCTGGGATGCTATTCATTTAGAATGGGTGGTAACCTCTATTATTGGTAATTAA
- the trxB gene encoding thioredoxin-disulfide reductase translates to MLTQPTQLIIIGGGPAGYTAAIYAARAGLNPVVYTGPQPGGQLTITGDVENYPGYRNGVLGPSMMEDFKAQAERFGTIIKEGTIVKVDFSVYPRLLILDNGQQVTAQAIIIAAGASAKWLGLPSEKRLYGRGVSACAVCDGFFFKNETVVVVGGGDTAAEESLYLSKLCKKVHLLVRKGQMRASNIMQNRVSSKENIQIWFHTEVKDILGQETVEGVQVIHVKSNQLDVIDATGIFVAIGHQPNSAPFLPYIAVDDHGYIQVTPGRTHTNISGVFAAGDIQDIRYRQAVTAAGTGCMAALDAERFLQDQSVDSIFKNL, encoded by the coding sequence ATGCTAACTCAACCTACGCAACTAATTATTATTGGAGGAGGACCAGCTGGTTATACTGCTGCTATCTATGCTGCTCGAGCAGGTTTAAACCCTGTGGTATATACAGGACCACAGCCAGGTGGGCAATTAACCATTACGGGGGATGTAGAAAATTATCCTGGATATAGAAATGGGGTACTAGGTCCATCTATGATGGAAGACTTCAAAGCTCAGGCAGAGCGATTTGGAACAATTATTAAAGAGGGAACTATAGTTAAAGTAGATTTTTCTGTTTACCCACGTTTATTGATACTGGATAATGGTCAACAAGTTACAGCACAAGCCATTATAATTGCTGCTGGTGCATCTGCAAAATGGTTGGGATTACCCTCAGAAAAAAGACTTTATGGTAGAGGGGTCTCTGCATGTGCTGTTTGTGATGGCTTCTTTTTTAAAAATGAAACTGTTGTAGTAGTGGGAGGTGGAGACACGGCTGCTGAAGAATCATTGTATCTATCTAAACTTTGTAAAAAAGTACATCTCCTTGTGCGAAAAGGTCAAATGCGCGCTTCAAATATTATGCAGAACCGTGTCAGTAGCAAAGAAAATATTCAAATATGGTTTCATACAGAAGTTAAAGATATCTTAGGACAAGAAACTGTAGAGGGCGTACAGGTTATCCATGTCAAATCCAACCAACTTGATGTAATAGATGCTACAGGTATATTTGTCGCTATCGGTCATCAACCAAATTCGGCTCCATTTTTACCCTACATAGCGGTAGATGATCATGGATATATTCAGGTAACGCCAGGAAGAACGCATACCAACATTTCTGGAGTATTTGCAGCTGGAGATATTCAAGATATTCGATATAGACAAGCCGTAACAGCTGCTGGAACAGGTTGCATGGCAGCACTAGATGCGGAACGTTTTTTACAAGACCAATCTGTAGATTCTATATTTAAAAATCTTTAA